The following coding sequences lie in one Heliangelus exortis chromosome 8, bHelExo1.hap1, whole genome shotgun sequence genomic window:
- the FASLG gene encoding tumor necrosis factor ligand superfamily member 6 has protein sequence MEDPTKHARSVPLPAMQQNLSYVYPQIFWVDGCANTSTPTPPVAPFPPPVPDRSKKPRTKRDRRSGSFLVISMLILLALTGVGLSMFQIFHLEKELAELRESASPEHIPPALEKLIEQKDQLVKKQERKAAHLTGNPVQRDLPLEWEPVSGHAFTSGIQYSDRGLLINETGLYFVYSSVLFRGSTCSNHVLTHVVYKRNPALPASHVLMEDKGINYCAGQKIWARRSYLGALFKLRKMDSLHVNVSKIALVNFEESMTFFGLFKL, from the exons ATGGAAGATCCCACCAAGCACGCCCGGTCTGTCCCCCTGCCAGCCATGCAGCAGAACTTGAGCTATGTGTACCCCCAGATCTTTTGGGTGGATGGCTGTGCCAACACGAGTACCCCAACACCTCCTGTAGCTCCTTTCCCACCACCAGTGCCTGACCGGAGCAAAAAGCCAAGGACCAAGAGGGACAGGAGGAGTGGCAGCTTCCTGGTGATCTCCATGCTGATCCTGCTGGCCCTCACTGGAGTGGGACTGAGCATGTTCCAGATTTTCCACCTGGAGAAGGAACTCGCTGAACTCAGAGAG tctgccagccctgagcacatccctccagccctggagaaaCTCATAG agcagaaggatCAACTGGtgaaaaagcaggagaggaaggcagcacaCTTAACAG GGAACCCGGTCCAGCGGGATCTCCCTTTGGAGTGGGAACCAGTTTCTGGCCATGCCTTCACCAGTGGCATCCAGTACAGTGACAGGGGCCTCCTCATCAATGAGACTGGGCTCTACTTTGTGTACTCCAGTGTCCTCTTCAGGGGCAGCACCTGCAGCAACCACGTCCTGACCCACGTTGTCTACAAGAGgaacccagccctgccagccagCCACGTGCTGATGGAGGACAAAGGCATCAACTACTGTGCAGGTCAGAAAATCTGGGCCAGGAGGAGCTACCTGGGGGCTCTGTTCAAGCTGAGGAAGATGGACAGTTTGCATGTCAACGTCTCCAAGATTGCTCTGGTGAATTTTGAGGAGTCCATGACTTTCTTTGGCTTATTTAAGCTTTAA